In Thermococcus gorgonarius, the genomic window AAGAAAAATCCACCTCGGCGATAACCTACGCCTTGCACATAACGGGTGGCTCTCCTAACACAAGGTACAAAATCATAATTAGAAAACGAGATGTTAAACTTCCGGTAGAAGGAGACGTAGAGTTAGGCATGTACTTCACAAAAATATTATCAACAACACCAGCACCCGATCCAAATCCGCTACCCTGATTTGGAGACATCTTCACTTATACCAACGGGTCTAACGGCAAATAAAGGGACATTGTCCTCTTCTTTTTATTGGCTTCACTCCACTGGAAACAAAACCTCTTTTCGATGCCCATCTTAAAGACCCCCCAGAGTTTCATTTCCACTGGAACCAGGATTTGGAAAAAGGACGGACTAGCGAGGATTTACAAAGATACAGAAACTTTAACTCTAAGTTTGTGTATAGAAACCCCAGTTGGGTTCAATCAAAACTTAAATAATTTTTAAAAATATCCATTTATTGGGAACAATTTCGGCTAAATTCTAGACAATGTTCATAGAAAAAAATAAAATAGGAAAGTTGCATAGAAAATGGGAGTGTTTTCACCAAAAATTGACGATCCATTTGGGTGTAGCTAAAACCCGCTTCCAGTGGAAATGGAACTCTGGGGGACTACAAAACTATTTAACAATTAGATTTTTTCAAGCGTCGTTGTTTTCGTGAACTTCTCATATGTGCACCATAATGAACTTGTTTTTGTGTACATACCTGTTCATTTCTCGTCCATTGGAAATCCCTGCTCTGTGCTTCGGAGATTTTTCAAATGTAAAATATCATGAACATCTTTGTGCTTCTGCACTTGGGGATTTCCTTTGGAACACCCGGACTTCCCCTGAAGAACTCGAAGTGTGTTGTCATGAACTTGTTAAACTATCCGTTGTTGCCTGTGGAATAACTTCTCGATTTTGATTTCTAGATTTTCCGTGCACTTTCTTTTGAACAACCTCATGACAAGCAAAGGATATAAACCCCTCAATTGATATGACCTTGCTTTCCACTGGGTCTAATGCTTCCAGTGGAGATGGTCATGATATCCTGGAGAGTATCTCGTCAGTATGGCAAAAATATTTGTTAATAATTGGAGATTTGCATCTAATATGGTCTGAAATCTGATGATTTGGCGGCTGTTGAGTTTCACTTCCACTGGAGCTCGAATCGGTGAGGGCCATGAACGACTACCTGGGATCGATCTTTGAGAAGTACCTTCACGCAAAAAAAATATTCAAGAACAAAGAGGTTCTCCGGCATAGCTACACCCCTAAGGAGCTCCCCCACAGGAAAAAACAGATAGAGGAGCTTGCTCACATACTTGTCCCTGTTCTCCGTGGTGAAACACCCTCTAATGTCTTTGTCTACGGAAAAACTGGAACCGGAAAAACCGTTACCGTCAAGTTCGTTACCGAGGAGCTCAAGAAGATTTCTCAAAAGTACAACATTCCAGTTGAGGTCATCTACATCAACTGCGAGATAGTGGACACCCAGTACCGGGTTCTCGCGAACATAGTTAACTACTTCAAGGCCGAGAGCGGCGTTGAGGTTCCCCTTGTCGGCTGGCCCACAGATGAGGTCTATGCGAAGCTCAAAGAGGTCATAGACGCCCGCGAGCGCTTCGTTATTATAGTTCTGGATGAGATAGACAAGCTCATCAAGAAGAGCGGCGATGATATTTTGTATTCCCTTACGAGGATTAACACCGAGCTTTCCCGGGCCAAGGTTAGCATAATAGGAATCTCCAACGATCTGAAGTTTAAGGAGTATCTGGATGCCAGGGTTCTTTCTAGCCTCAGTGAGGAGGAGGTTGTCTTTCCACCCTACGACGCCAACCAGCTTCGTGATATCCTAATGCAACGTGCCAAAGATGCATTTAACGAAGGCGTCCTAGACGATGCTGTGGTTCCGCTCTGTGCGGCTTTGGCTGCGAGGGAGCACGGTGATGCTAGGCGTGCCCTTGATCTCCTCAGGGTTGCGGGGGAGATAGCCGAGCGAGAGGGGGCTAGTAAGGTCACCGAGCGGCACGTGTGGCTCGCCCAGGAGAAGATAGAACAGGATACTATGGAAGAGGTCATCAAGACTCTCCCGCTCCACTCCAAGGTCCTTCTCTATGCCGTGGTTCTCCTCGATGAGAACGGCGACCTGCCCGCGAACACTGGAGATGTTTACTCAGTCTACAAGATGATTTGCGATTACATTGATCTGGATCCCCTCACTCAGAGGCGCGTTAGCGATCTGATAAACGAACTCGATATGCTGGGAATCATTAACGCTAAGGTCGTTAGTAAAGGACGCTACGGCAGAACGAAAGAGATCCGCCTAAACGTCGTTCCCCAGAAGGTAAAGAAGATCTTTAGTGGAGAGGACCAGCTCAGGCCTCTTTTGGCAGTCAATCTCTCCCGTCAGAGGAGGCTGGTATGATGCTCGTTGAAGATTTAATCAAAAACCGCTACCTGATAACTCCTCCGGCTTACTACCTTCTTGAGCCGCACTATAAGAAAGACTTCACCTTGGCAGAGCTCATTAAGTTTGCCAAATCCGCCGGGACATTCGTAATCGACCTGACTCTTGCAGAGGAATTTCTTAAGGAGAAGGGTTTGATTTCCGGTGGAGCTACTGAGGAGATAGAAAACGAAGAATCTCAAATGGAAGAAGAAACGGGGGAACTTACATCTGTATCATCTCGAGATATTTCTTTATCTCAGCCAGACAGCGTTTTGCAGGCTTCAGAATCTTCCCCCAATGAAGACTCCACTGGCGAAGTGGGGGGTTATATTTCCACTGGAAAACCCTTACAATCTGGGACTTTTGGTACCTCTTCTGAAGTTTTGGAGGCTTATGAAGACCAAAATTATGGGGGGGAGAGTTTTGTTTCCACTGGAATTGAGGACACCGAAAACCTGCACGAAGATGCCGTGGATGGTGAAATCAGTGAGGACGTTCCAGTGGAAATCCCTGAGGAAGATGATGAAGATGAAGTTCTGCTGGAGCCCGAGCCTGAAAACGAGTACCTTGATTATTCAAACGGTGAAAACGGGAATGGCGATACTAGTCCAAGGATCGTCTACGGTGACTACGGAATTCCCATAGCCTATGTCGAGGAGGAGGTTCCCGAGGAGGAGACCAAGTCATACTCGGTATACTCTGACGTTCAAATAACCCCCAAGGAGAACTTTCACTACCTTGCTGCAAAGATCGAGGGGGATTACGCCGTTGTTTTCGACGTGAAAAACGTTAAGCTGAACCCGCCAAAGGCTAAAAACGCCTCTGGAAAAGAGGGGGAACTTCTGGTTGAGGCTTATCGCTCAATGTTCATATCCCGCCTCAGGAAGATGAGGCGCATCTTCCGGGAGAACCCCGAAATAGGTGGTATCATAGACATTGGAAAGCTGAGCTATATTCGGCCAGATGGTGAGATAACCGTTGTTGGGCTTGTGAACTCAAAAAAAGAAACCTCAAAGGGCTACGTTTTGGAGATAGAAGATGCCACAGGCACGGTAAAGGTTTTCGTAAACAGGGATCGTGAGGATTCCAAGAAGGTAATGGAGATCATGCACGACTCGGTTATAGCAGTTACCGGCAGGTACTCTGGCAGGGGGATGATCTTTGCCGAGAGAATTTATCTCCCTGATGTCCCCAAGTTCCGCAGAAAGCATGAGCCTCTAAAAGAGAAGGTCTATGCAGTTCTTTTGAGTGATATCCACGTTGGTTCCAAAAAGTTCTGTGAGGAGGCCTTCATTAAGTTCCTCGACTGGTTAAACGGTGACGTCGAAAACGAGGCCCATGCCGAGCTCGTCAGCAGGATAAAGTACATGATCCTTGGTGGAGACGTTGTGGACGGCATCGGCATCTACCCCGGACAGTACGATGAGCTGGCAATACCTGATATCTTTGACCAGTACGAGGCTTTGGCTAACCTCCTTCGGAACGTTCCCAAGCATATCCATATGTTCATCGGGCCCGGTAACCACGACGCGGCCAGGACTGCCCTTCCTCAGCCCGGTTTCTATGAGGAGTACGCGAGGCCCATTTTCAGGCTTAAAAACGCCACTATAATAAGCAATCCTGCTGTGATAAGGCTCCACGGAAGGGACTTCCTCGTTGCTCACGGTAGAGGAATAGAAGACGTTGTCAATGAGATCCCCAACAGAAGTCACCACAGGCCTGCTGAGGCGATGGTGAACCTCCTAAAACTCCGCCATCTGGCACCAACCTTTGGAGGGAAGGTTCCCATAGCCCCTGATCCTGATGATCTGCTGGTCATTGAGAGTGTTCCTGATCTTTTCCAGGCCGGCCACGTTCATGTTATGGAATACCGTATCTACAACGGTGTTTTTGTGATAAACAGCGGAACCTGGCAGGCCCAGACCGAGTTCCAGAAGATGGTGAACATAGTCCCAACTCCGGCCCGGGTTCCGATAATAGATGTAGAAACCGCCCGTTTGAGGGCTGTAATCCGGTTTGACCAGTTCTGTGAGGGGGTTTGATGATAAAGATTTAAATCTCCATAGAGGAGAGAGCTTGGATGGGGGGTTGTGAAAAATGGAAAATACGCAGGCTTTGATAGATATTATGGCGTGGATAACCGAAGGGGAATATACTTCAAATGAACTAAGACTTTTTGAGGATGCAAGACAGTTATATGAGCTTCAACTTGCTAAAATGGAATTTCTGAACTTCTCCACGAATCTTGATGAGTTCATTAAAAGAACAGCCTACTTCGAAGAAGTTCTCGGCAAGAAAAGCTGGCACTATTATATTAGCTCTGTGAAAGGGAAGGGCCAAATAGGGCATACTAATCAATACATGACCCATTGGTTTTACCCATATAAGGGCAAGTTCCACGGACAGATGGTTAAGGCCCTTATAAACTTTGCAAACGCTCGGAATTCAGATGTAGTTCTTGATCCATACCTTGGCTCTGGAACCACCCTCATAGAAAGCTCTCTCTTGGGTCTCCCGGGTAAGGGCGTTGAAATAAACCCTGCCCTTGCCATAATTTCCCAGATAAAACTCGATTCCTTGGGTATTTCGTATCCGGATCTCTCCAATGTGTTAACCCCGGCTTTGGTGAACGAAGCCTTTAAGTATTTTAAAAATCTCAAAGTCCAGCCCAATTCAATAAAACCAACTGTTGAAGAGCACCTTAACGCAAGGGAACTTCTTGAATTGCTTTGGGATTCGTATTTTCCCAGATCCCCGCTTCACGAACTTCCTTTTGAGTGGCGTAACTTTCTAATGCTGGTATATCTTCACGCACTTTCCGACTATACCTATCTAAAGGGGACCCGAAAGGAGAAATCCCTCCAGGAGTTCTTCCATGAGGATCTTCAAGAATACCTCAGAACGATTGAAGGTACTTACAATGTTATACATAAGCTTGGTATAGAGCTTGGCGATTACGACATCACAATCGGCTCGACACTCAGTCTTCCTTATCCCGATGAGAGCATTAAGGCAATAGTTACCTCACCTCCCTATAGCATTGCACTAGACTACATTAAGAATGACGAACACCTTTTGAAATACTTTGGAATAGATATCAGCGCTCTGAGAGATCAGATGATAGGTTTAAGGGGCAAGGGCAAAGAAAAGCTCGTGCTGTACGAGAGGGATTTACAGCGCAGTATTGAGGAGATGATCAGGGTTTTAAAACCTGGAGGTTGGGCTGTTATAGTTCTGGGTGACATAAGCATTAACGGAACACGCACGAACTTTAAAGACAAGATACTTAACTGGGGTGCCGAACTTGGTTGTTCCGAAGTCTTTGCCCTTGAAAGGGCAATTCTTGGAGGATTCGCCAGGCTTAGATTTGAGTATCTAATCTTCCTGAGGAAGTGATATCATGAAGGAGGTTACTAAAGAAAAAATTTGGACGTATCTTGAGGGATTCATGCAGGGTCTTATCAACAAATATGATCCTCAGGTTATCAAGGATGAGGTTCTCGAAAGAGCACTCTTCGATCCGGATAAAGGAAACTATAAGCCGTTCCATATGGCTCTGATTCCCAAAGAACTTCTTCGCATTCAAAGTTTCTTCAGGTCATTTTCAACTTCACTTGGACAGGGTGTTTTTGAGTACATAGCTAAGATTATCGCGGAAGATAGCGGCAGATGGGAAGTTGTAAAGCGGAATTCAGCTTTTGAGGCAACAGCTTCCCCGAATGTGGAAAGTTTTGTTGACAGGTTTCTTGAGGATGTTGCCACTGGTCAAATAAAACCATATCCGGTGAACATGCCAAAACCCGAAGATACATCCACCAAGAAAATTGTTGTTGATCTTTATCTCTACGATGGAAAAACCCACTATTTCATTGAAATCAAGTCGCCCAAGCCCAATAAGGACCAAACAAGGCGGACCAAGGAAAAGTTTTTGTATCTCCTTGCAACGTACCCCAACTCAAAAACCTACTATGGAATGCCCTATAACCCGTTTGGAGAAGAAAAGTCCCGGTATAGGTGGAGTTTTACAAGCATGTATTTTGATCTTCAGAATGAAGTTTTAATCGGATCCGAATTCTGGGATTTCATTGGTGGGCCCGAGACGTATAATGAGCTCCTTGAATTGTTTAAAGAATTTGGCGATGAAAAAGGAAAGGAAATAACGGGCAGGCTTATCCGGGCTCATTCCGGAGGGTGAGCAAATATGGAACTCTACTCTCCCGAAATGAAGGCCTACTTTGAATCCCTCCAGCGTGAGATTGACCGGGCCTACGAGATAGCGAGAAAGGCTCGCTCTCAGGGCAAGGACCCCAGCCTGGACGTTGAGGTTCCTCAGGCGACTGACATGGCCGGCCGTGTTGAGAGCCTTGTTGGCCCTCCAGGCGTTGCCGAGCGCATAAGAGAGCTGGTTAGGGAGTACGGGAAAGAGATAGCCGCCTTGAAGATCGTGGATGAGATAATCGATGGTAAGTTCGGTGATTTCGGGAGCAAAGAGAAATACGCGGAACAGGCAGTAAGAACCGCCCTCGCGATCCTTACGGAGGGAATAGTTTCTGCCCCGCTTGAGGGAATAGCCGACGTTAAAATAAAACGCAACGAGTGGGCCGACAACAGCGAATACCTTGCCCTCTATTACGCCGGTCCGATAAGGAGCTCCGGCGGAACCGCCCAAGCGTTGAGCGTCCTCGTCGGAGACTACGTTCGCAAAAAGCTCGGCCTCGATCGCTTCAAGCCGAGTGAAAAGCATATAGAGCGAATGGTGGAAGAGGTAGACCTCTACCACAGGGCCGTTACGAGGTTGCAATATCACCCGGAGGCCGATGAGGTAAGGCTCGCCATGAGAAACATCCCGATAGAGATAACGGGCGAAGAAACTGACAAAGTCGAGGTCTCTCACAGAAACGTCCCCGGGGTTGAAACAAACCACCTGCGCGGCGGTGCGATACTGGTTCTGGCCGAGGGTGTTCTCCAGAAGGCGAAGAAGCTCGTCAAGTACATAGACAAGATGGGAATCGAGGGCTGGGACTGGATAAAGGAATTCGTAGAAGCTAAGGAAAAGGGCAAGGCTGAAGAAAAGCCCTCTACCGATTCCAAGGCCGAGGAAGCTGGTAAAGAGGAAGTTAAGGAGAAGGTCGAGAAGGGCTTTTATTACGAACTCTACGAGCGCTTTAAAGCCAACATTGCGCCCAACAAGAAGTACACAAAGGAAATAATAGGTGGGAGACCACTCTTTGCCGAGCCTTCCACCAACGGTGGCTTCCGCCTTCGCTATGGCCGCTCCCGCGTCAGCGGCTTCGCCACTTGGAGCGTTAACCCGGCAACCATGCTCATCCTCGACGAGTTCATAGCTATCGGGACTCAGATGAAGACTGAAAGGCCGGGTAAGGGCTGTATAGTCACTCCTGCGACAACCGTTGAGGGGCCGGTTGTAAAGCTCAAGAACGGCTCCGTGGTTAAAGTTGATGACTATGAGACGGCTCTTAAGGTGAGGAACGAGGTTGAGGAGATCCTCTACGTTGGCGATGCCTTAGTTAACTTCGGTGACTTCGTTGAGAACAACCAAACGCTCCTCCCTGCAAACTACGTCGAGGAGTGGTGGATTCAGGAGCTTGCCAAGGCCATAGAAGAAATCTACGAGATTGAATTGAGACCGTTTGAGGATAACCCACGTGAGGCCGTTGAAGAGGCCTCGGAGTACATCGAGGTCAGCCCGGATTTCCTCTGGAACCTCCTCCGCGATCCGCTCCGCGTTAGACCCAGCGTTGAGGAGGCTATCCATCTGTCGAAGGTCCTTGACATACCGTTCCATCCCTACTACACCCTTTACTGGAACACCCTCAAACCTGAAGAGGTCGAGGAGCTTCAAAAAGCCCTTTTGAACGCTCAAATCGAGTGGGACGAGTTCAGAAAGAACAAGTTCGCGAGGAAAGTCATACTCGACAACGACCCCCGGATCAAGCGCTACCTCGAGCTTTTGGGTCTCCCGCACAGGCTTGAGCGCACAGAAGACCGGAAAAAGGTCATCGTAATCGATTACCCGTGGGCTGCAGCCCTGCTAACTCCTCTCGGCAATCTCGAGTGGGAGTTCAGGGCAAA contains:
- a CDS encoding ORC1-type DNA replication protein encodes the protein MNDYLGSIFEKYLHAKKIFKNKEVLRHSYTPKELPHRKKQIEELAHILVPVLRGETPSNVFVYGKTGTGKTVTVKFVTEELKKISQKYNIPVEVIYINCEIVDTQYRVLANIVNYFKAESGVEVPLVGWPTDEVYAKLKEVIDARERFVIIVLDEIDKLIKKSGDDILYSLTRINTELSRAKVSIIGISNDLKFKEYLDARVLSSLSEEEVVFPPYDANQLRDILMQRAKDAFNEGVLDDAVVPLCAALAAREHGDARRALDLLRVAGEIAEREGASKVTERHVWLAQEKIEQDTMEEVIKTLPLHSKVLLYAVVLLDENGDLPANTGDVYSVYKMICDYIDLDPLTQRRVSDLINELDMLGIINAKVVSKGRYGRTKEIRLNVVPQKVKKIFSGEDQLRPLLAVNLSRQRRLV
- a CDS encoding DNA-directed DNA polymerase II small subunit, which encodes MMLVEDLIKNRYLITPPAYYLLEPHYKKDFTLAELIKFAKSAGTFVIDLTLAEEFLKEKGLISGGATEEIENEESQMEEETGELTSVSSRDISLSQPDSVLQASESSPNEDSTGEVGGYISTGKPLQSGTFGTSSEVLEAYEDQNYGGESFVSTGIEDTENLHEDAVDGEISEDVPVEIPEEDDEDEVLLEPEPENEYLDYSNGENGNGDTSPRIVYGDYGIPIAYVEEEVPEEETKSYSVYSDVQITPKENFHYLAAKIEGDYAVVFDVKNVKLNPPKAKNASGKEGELLVEAYRSMFISRLRKMRRIFRENPEIGGIIDIGKLSYIRPDGEITVVGLVNSKKETSKGYVLEIEDATGTVKVFVNRDREDSKKVMEIMHDSVIAVTGRYSGRGMIFAERIYLPDVPKFRRKHEPLKEKVYAVLLSDIHVGSKKFCEEAFIKFLDWLNGDVENEAHAELVSRIKYMILGGDVVDGIGIYPGQYDELAIPDIFDQYEALANLLRNVPKHIHMFIGPGNHDAARTALPQPGFYEEYARPIFRLKNATIISNPAVIRLHGRDFLVAHGRGIEDVVNEIPNRSHHRPAEAMVNLLKLRHLAPTFGGKVPIAPDPDDLLVIESVPDLFQAGHVHVMEYRIYNGVFVINSGTWQAQTEFQKMVNIVPTPARVPIIDVETARLRAVIRFDQFCEGV
- a CDS encoding class I SAM-dependent methyltransferase; its protein translation is MENTQALIDIMAWITEGEYTSNELRLFEDARQLYELQLAKMEFLNFSTNLDEFIKRTAYFEEVLGKKSWHYYISSVKGKGQIGHTNQYMTHWFYPYKGKFHGQMVKALINFANARNSDVVLDPYLGSGTTLIESSLLGLPGKGVEINPALAIISQIKLDSLGISYPDLSNVLTPALVNEAFKYFKNLKVQPNSIKPTVEEHLNARELLELLWDSYFPRSPLHELPFEWRNFLMLVYLHALSDYTYLKGTRKEKSLQEFFHEDLQEYLRTIEGTYNVIHKLGIELGDYDITIGSTLSLPYPDESIKAIVTSPPYSIALDYIKNDEHLLKYFGIDISALRDQMIGLRGKGKEKLVLYERDLQRSIEEMIRVLKPGGWAVIVLGDISINGTRTNFKDKILNWGAELGCSEVFALERAILGGFARLRFEYLIFLRK
- a CDS encoding TdeIII family type II restriction endonuclease, with the translated sequence MKEVTKEKIWTYLEGFMQGLINKYDPQVIKDEVLERALFDPDKGNYKPFHMALIPKELLRIQSFFRSFSTSLGQGVFEYIAKIIAEDSGRWEVVKRNSAFEATASPNVESFVDRFLEDVATGQIKPYPVNMPKPEDTSTKKIVVDLYLYDGKTHYFIEIKSPKPNKDQTRRTKEKFLYLLATYPNSKTYYGMPYNPFGEEKSRYRWSFTSMYFDLQNEVLIGSEFWDFIGGPETYNELLELFKEFGDEKGKEITGRLIRAHSGG